Below is a window of Synergistaceae bacterium DNA.
GCCGAGGCCATCGGCGTCAAGCTTCCCGCGCAGACGTGGAACAGGGACAATTCAAGATGGCTGAAGCCTGATCCGCGTGCGCTTGTCTCGGCTGCTGCCTTTATGGGGGTAGAAATCCATGGCTGTATTTTCATAGGAGACTTCCTTTATGACCTTCAGGCCGCGCGCAGGGCGGGGATCCGTGCTGTCCTTGTTCAGAGGACGGAGCCTGAGTGGGAAGAGTGGGCTGATGCTTCTTATCCTGCTCTGTCCGACCTTCTCTCTGCACTGGATGATCCTCAGCCGCTGGTGCCGTGGGAGTATCGAGAGATTTTTGCTAAACGCGGTGAAAAATGGCTCAATGGTGCGCATAACCTGGTACTTGCAATGCCTGATTCGACATCTCCGACTCTTGACTGTTGGCTGGCACGAGCGGCAGCGTTCGGTATCCAAGCAATAGCTATACCTTCTGACGCAGTATTCACGCCGGCAGACTGGAAGAACAACCCATCATTTGACCCTTCATCCATGGGCCGCAGACTTGCGGATGTCGCGCGCGATTTCCTTGCTCCGCGTTTCCCGATGGTGCGTATTACCACTGAGGAAGAAGGACTTAAAGCTCCAAAGAATTCGCTGGACCTCATGCGTTTTATCGAACGCAAAATTTTCTGATCCAAATGGAAGAACAAAACATATTCGATCTGGGTGAAAAGTCGGCAGCGAGAAGCTATGAAGTA
It encodes the following:
- a CDS encoding HAD-IA family hydrolase, which codes for MEIKPPFWHPSVASGVLLDWDGVIADTKLNFSGIRERYYGGRPAMLIEDAETLSEEDKTSLMKDLCDLEIECAKNAVPVPGALELLDRLDSKNIPYCIVSRNCADSISLAAEAIGVKLPAQTWNRDNSRWLKPDPRALVSAAAFMGVEIHGCIFIGDFLYDLQAARRAGIRAVLVQRTEPEWEEWADASYPALSDLLSALDDPQPLVPWEYREIFAKRGEKWLNGAHNLVLAMPDSTSPTLDCWLARAAAFGIQAIAIPSDAVFTPADWKNNPSFDPSSMGRRLADVARDFLAPRFPMVRITTEEEGLKAPKNSLDLMRFIERKIF